GTTTTAGGTTATTTATTTACCCGACTCTAGTTTATGGGGGGAATTCCTGTCTCCTTCGGTGTGATCTCTGTTttgccttgttgtttttgcagagttTTTAGGTTTAGCCACTGTGAAAGTGACTTTTGTTACTCTTGGCTATCCCTGCCAGAGGCTCTGTGTCTTGTTCTCCGGTTTTTCACACCAAGGGAGTGTTGGATTCCTCATCATAGACTGGAGTCTTGCCTTTTAATAACTCCTTAAAAAATAACTCATGTTAATTGCTGGTCAATTCAAATTGTTAAATGCTTTTAACACTGTGCAATCATTGTATGTGTTTTACAGAATGTTTAAAGTTTTTTATCtggcaaatgaaatgaaatgaaataaatgaaatatcatatcatatctatGCCATCTAAAggtaaaaaaaacctgaatttataTGATTTTTACAACTTTTTGAATAACCAAATTACTGAATTGTTTACAAATGTAGAATCTTGTGTAGGAGTCAAGGAAATGTGTTATTGAAAGATTTCCAAAAATCAGGAACATGAAACTTTCCTAAAATCAACCATTGTTAGAAGGAATTAAGAAACTATAAACATTTTAGCCTACCTAGCGTGTAAAGGAGTGAATATGTCATCGTTAGGGTTGTCCCTGTGAAAACGCTGATATGCAGTAAAGCTGCTAATGAATCCTGTCAAATTTGTTAGAGTTAGGTCAATCTGGGATTCCATCGCCACTCTGTCAAGATAATGTATGATCGTTAAAAAACTTTACATGTGCGAATATTGGATCAACATGCACAGTGATGCAATATTATCTGTTAACGAGACAGGGATTTTTATCACATTCTTTGAACACAGTCGAAAGAtcgaaagaagaaaagaaagacaaaaaatgATTCATTTCAGCTCGTGAATGGTATGCGTAGTGGGAAAGAAACGTATCTGACTATTTATCGTACAGGTGGTGTGCGTACAGGTACATGTGGTATGTTATAATTATCCTGAGTGCTCGGCCCCTATCTCGAAACTATTAAACACGGCGGAACAAAATTCTATTAAACACGTCATGCTTGGCTGTTGAATAACTAGTTGATTCGCCATACTATCATGGACATTTCCTTTATATAGGGATGAGACATATATGCTGTGAGACACATGCATGTACGAATGTTACGCATGGTATTAAAAAAGCCTACGAGTTCATAAACAGTTTTACCTTTCAAAATTTGGATACGGTATAACAAGATTCACATAACCATTTTGTCTGGTGACATGTACTGGGTCATTCCAATAAGCAGCTAATGTTTTCCACGTGCACTGAAATAATGCATGAAATAATACATGAGTAAacaaaatcattcaatcaatcaatcaatcaatcaatcaatcaatcaatcaatcaatcaatcaatcaatcaatcaatcatacgAAAATAatccgtaaatggagaaatagccaaaaatctggtggtgattttttcacaatttgggtttgttgcgaatttgtgatgttataaatgttgaaaatattgtctgatagtttcagacaggaatataactggcatcttgtattttttgagacattttagaaggtaattcctactctcaacattgtcaataatatttttaaaggccaatatctcaatttccaattttataataccacaacttacaaactcaatatcttcgctcagGAATGTcatatttcattggggaaaacggcgttgtggagcaaaatatctctttattttagatatgtaaaaacctcaaaatgtatgacctgcccaaaagtgtctccttttgacatgacacggcACATATATAGAATATAGATATTAGAATTGACTGTCAGATAAATGCGAACGTTTAAACGAGTCTTAACATTAAGGATGCACAAGTACATCtgatcaatgtttttttttgtatagATTCACACCGCTTTAAAGATGCATTAAAATCAACGCATTACACCTGTTGATATTCACCTCCTTATATATCTTTGTCAGCTCCTCTGCTACATAAGCATCTTCATGTACCAATACATAGTCACCACGGGAGTAGACAGCTAACACACCATTTGGGGTAAGGATGCGATCAACCTCACGGAAGAAAGCATTGAAGTTAAACCAATGAGCTGCTTGAGAACAGGTAACTAGATCTACTGAATTGTCAGGCAGTGGAATATTCTCTGCATCTGCAACACTGGAAGAAATTTGGTTCATATTGAATATTACAAATGAGTGTAATTACTGTAATATTTCTTATGTTGGTTCAAGGTTGCTCGATATGTTGAATTTTACTGTATAATATAATATTGTCACTGCTAGAGAGACTCGAACCCACAGCCTTGTTATGAGCGATTCTCTAACCACCCATATTGCTAAAAAGCAGATCACTGGCAAAACATAATATGGCTTAACAGTCGACGACATAATCAATCGATTTGCTACAGAGTAGTTCGAATATTGTATAATTGTTAAAATCATAAAACAACTTTGTAAAAAAGAGTTAAGGCATCAGAACAATAACATGCAGGAATCTGATCACCAAGCAATGCTTTATGTAAACATCAAACGAGGT
Above is a genomic segment from Amphiura filiformis chromosome 10, Afil_fr2py, whole genome shotgun sequence containing:
- the LOC140163177 gene encoding putative methyltransferase DDB_G0268948; translation: MNAATRKQFAEADHAAIYSKYRPKADPKVLERVINYLKEKKKTPLNVAVDVACGSGQGTVGLAPHFKKIIGYDISTAQINEGRRVNTVENIEYAVADAENIPLPDNSVDLVTCSQAAHWFNFNAFFREVDRILTPNGVLAVYSRGDYVLVHEDAYVAEELTKIYKECTWKTLAAYWNDPVHVTRQNGYVNLVIPYPNFERVAMESQIDLTLTNLTGFISSFTAYQRFHRDNPNDDIFTPLHARFLQALNAQTLPEETTVTTSCPIYMMIGRKPGPN